The following is a genomic window from Bordetella petrii.
CGGTGTACCCATTGTCACCCAGCTCACTCCGTGGTCCGGAATGCCCGTGGCTTTCGCGCAGAACAGCCGCAACGAGGTTCGCCTTGAAGCCGGTGATGGACAGATCGTTGGTGCGCTGTCGGTGGGCGGCGGCAAGCCAGGCCAGGGACTGCCTGCAATCGCCTATGTTCCTGCCCGGAACGCCGCATCGGATGACCAGGGCGATGAGAAGACGCCGATGCTGGGATTCACCGCCCAGGGCAGCGGCGCGGATGTTCTCGAAAACCTCGCTCCAACCCTTCGCGCCGGCGGGCACGCCGATAGCCATGCCAATGCCGGCGTCGTGCCGGCGATCGCCTTCAAAACGCTTCGGGCCACCTTCAACTACGGCATCTCCGGCACGCTGATCAGCCACTACAGCAAGAGGCAGGAGAATGCGGACACGATCCTCGGGCCGGATCTGATCGC
Proteins encoded in this region:
- a CDS encoding DNA cytosine methyltransferase, with translation MNTANGGKGSSEDGTGRGVPIVTQLTPWSGMPVAFAQNSRNEVRLEAGDGQIVGALSVGGGKPGQGLPAIAYVPARNAASDDQGDEKTPMLGFTAQGSGADVLENLAPTLRAGGHADSHANAGVVPAIAFKTLRATFNYGISGTLISHYSKRQENADTILGPDLIARSVAVRGREGGATAELGGAVADALRASGGGSDKAHVLLPSFEAYFRGELLAPDESGWSQWACWRVRRLMPVECERLQGMPDNYTLVPYRGKPAADAPRYKAIGNSMAVPCVAWLGQRLSRFMNV